In the Nerophis ophidion isolate RoL-2023_Sa linkage group LG01, RoL_Noph_v1.0, whole genome shotgun sequence genome, one interval contains:
- the LOC133553287 gene encoding zinc finger protein 239-like isoform X7, with amino-acid sequence MDDYCYAKMVTSCQRESERQSAPPTENNLKSEDEDVQQLMGNQEEVSPQSGGSSTLKQETPQPPCIKKEEEELCITQEGECLLGREEADYTKFPLTVVSVKTEDDEEKPQVDNLLAPLSDSEAEDEVEEPLSSDTDCEGDMRTHTDNKHSECSTKKRGKTSLNCSVCAESFTKKSRLIRHMRVHTGEKPFKCSVCGKSFSQNSNLTQHMRTHTGEKPFNCSVCGKSFSVKTNLTEHMRTHTGEKPFKCSVCENSFSQNSCLTQHMRTHTGEKPFNCSVCGKSFSQNSCLTQHMRTHTGEKPFKCLVCGRSFSQNRRLTQHMRTHTGEKPFNCSVCGKNFSVKCSLMKHMRTHRLR; translated from the exons atggacgactactgctatgctaagatggtgacgtcatgtcaaagagaaagtgaaagacaATCAGCGCCACCAACGGAGAACAATCTGAAAAGTGAAGATGAAG acgtccagcagctgatgggTAATCAGGAAGAAGTTTCccctcagtcaggggggagctccactttgaagcaggagactccacaaccaccctgcattaaaaaggaagaggaggaactctgcatcactcaggagggagagtgtcttctaggacgagaggaagctgattacaccaagtttccactgactgttgtctctgtgaagactgaagatgatgaagagaaaccacaagtagacaacctcttagctccactatcagatagtgaggctgaagacgaggttgaagaacctttgagcagcgatacagactgtgaaggtgatatgaggactcacactgacaacaaacactctgaatgcTCGACAAAGAAGAGAGGTAAAACATCTTTGAACTGCTCAGTTTGTGCTGAAAGTTTTACTAAAAAGAGCCGTTTGATTCGACACATGAGAgtacacacaggtgaaaaaccatttaaatgttcagtttgtggcaaaagcttttctcaaaatagcaatttgactcaacacatgagaacacacacaggtgaaaaaccatttaattgttcagtttgtggcaaaagcttttctgttAAGACaaatttgactgaacacatgagaacacacacaggtgaaaaaccctTTAAATGTTCAGTTTGTGAAAACAGCTTTTCTCAAAACAGttgtttgactcaacacatgagaacacacacaggtgaaaaaccatttaattgttcagtttgtggcaaaagcttctCTCAAAATAGctgtttgactcaacacatgagaacacacactggtgaaaaaccatttaaatgtttagtttgtggcagaagcttttctcaaaatcgtcgtttgactcaacacatgagaacacacacaggtgaaaaaccatttaattgttcagtttgtggcaaaaactTTTCTGTTAAGTGCAGTTTGAtgaaacacatgagaacacacagactgcgataa
- the LOC133553287 gene encoding zinc finger protein 771-like isoform X1 — MGNPEEVSPQSGGSSTLKQETPQPPCIKKEEEELCITQEGECLLGREEADYTKFPLTVVSVKTEDDEEKPQVDNLLAPLSDSEAEDEVEEPLSSDTDCEGDMRTQTDNKHSECSTKKRDVQQLMGNQEEVSPQSGGSSTLKQETPQPPCIKKEEEELCITQEGECLLGREEADYTKFPLTVVSVKTEDDEEKPQVDNLLAPLSDSEAEDEVEEPLSSDTDCEGDMRTHTDNKHSECSTKKRGKTSLNCSVCAESFTKKSRLIRHMRVHTGEKPFKCSVCGKSFSQNSNLTQHMRTHTGEKPFNCSVCGKSFSVKTNLTEHMRTHTGEKPFKCSVCENSFSQNSCLTQHMRTHTGEKPFNCSVCGKSFSQNSCLTQHMRTHTGEKPFKCLVCGRSFSQNRRLTQHMRTHTGEKPFNCSVCGKNFSVKCSLMKHMRTHRLR; from the exons atgggtaatccagaagaagtttcccctcagtcaggggggagctccactttgaagcaggagactccacaaccaccctgcattaaaaaggaagaggaggaactctgcatcactcaggagggagagtgtcttctaggacgagaggaagctgattacaccaagtttccactgactgttgtctctgtgaagactgaagatgatgaagagaaaccacaagtagacaacctcttagctccactatcagatagtgaggctgaagacgaggttgaagaacctttgagcagcgatacagactgtgaaggtgatatgaggactcaaactgacaacaaacactctgaatgctctacaaagaagAGAG acgtccagcagctgatgggTAATCAGGAAGAAGTTTCccctcagtcaggggggagctccactttgaagcaggagactccacaaccaccctgcattaaaaaggaagaggaggaactctgcatcactcaggagggagagtgtcttctaggacgagaggaagctgattacaccaagtttccactgactgttgtctctgtgaagactgaagatgatgaagagaaaccacaagtagacaacctcttagctccactatcagatagtgaggctgaagacgaggttgaagaacctttgagcagcgatacagactgtgaaggtgatatgaggactcacactgacaacaaacactctgaatgcTCGACAAAGAAGAGAGGTAAAACATCTTTGAACTGCTCAGTTTGTGCTGAAAGTTTTACTAAAAAGAGCCGTTTGATTCGACACATGAGAgtacacacaggtgaaaaaccatttaaatgttcagtttgtggcaaaagcttttctcaaaatagcaatttgactcaacacatgagaacacacacaggtgaaaaaccatttaattgttcagtttgtggcaaaagcttttctgttAAGACaaatttgactgaacacatgagaacacacacaggtgaaaaaccctTTAAATGTTCAGTTTGTGAAAACAGCTTTTCTCAAAACAGttgtttgactcaacacatgagaacacacacaggtgaaaaaccatttaattgttcagtttgtggcaaaagcttctCTCAAAATAGctgtttgactcaacacatgagaacacacactggtgaaaaaccatttaaatgtttagtttgtggcagaagcttttctcaaaatcgtcgtttgactcaacacatgagaacacacacaggtgaaaaaccatttaattgttcagtttgtggcaaaaactTTTCTGTTAAGTGCAGTTTGAtgaaacacatgagaacacacagactgcgataa
- the LOC133557744 gene encoding oocyte zinc finger protein XlCOF22-like: MRTHTGEKPFSCSVCGKSFSLNSNLTEHTRTHTIEKPFNCSVCDKSFSPNSSLTEHMRTHTGEKSFRCSICGENFSIKNRLTEHMRTHTGEKTFNCSVCDKSFSRNSSLTEHMRTHTGEKPFRCSICGENFSIKNRLTEHMRTHTGEKPFSCSVCCKRFTHNAEAAKHMRTHEGK, from the coding sequence atgagaacacacacaggtgaaaaaccatttagttgttcagtttgtggcaaaagtttTTCTCTAAATAGCAATTTGACTGAACACACGAGAACACACACGattgaaaaaccatttaattgttcagtttgtgacaAAAGCTTTTCTCCAAATAGCtctttgactgaacacatgagaacacacacaggtgaaaaatcATTTCGCTGTTCGATTTGTGGTGAAAACTTCTCTATTAAGAACCGTTTGACtgaacatatgagaacacacacaggtgaaaaaacatttaattgttcagtttgtgacaaaagcttttctcgaaatagctctttgactgaacacatgagaacacacacaggtgaaaaaccatttcgCTGTTCGATTTGTGGTGAAAACTTCTCTATTAAGAACCGTTTGACtgaacatatgagaacacacacaggtgaaaaaccctttagttgttcagtgtgTTGTAAAAGGTTCACACATAATGCAGAGGCAgcaaaacacatgagaacacacgagggaaaataa